One stretch of Gadus chalcogrammus isolate NIFS_2021 chromosome 14, NIFS_Gcha_1.0, whole genome shotgun sequence DNA includes these proteins:
- the LOC130403670 gene encoding ZP domain-containing protein-like produces the protein MAKDIDEDNDNLIFKNEITTFEEVRDIITRKHLLEIGFSCQYPKRGNVTLGFTIHRDNFTLIERGFGMFTYSFEFYPDNHFGTMVSPSLYPLDYEVGEKIYMQIQATSSVNNTVLFVESCRASPYDNPNYQPNYPIIENGCIMDPTVVIYSPSHNKQFRISIDAFKFIGIHDQVYISCSVILCEAGNNNTRCAKGCVTSNQQHHRRKREAVIETGVHFISQGPLRLRSTPASESRVTGLNLNLAFIAGCLLAAIAMICGVMIQRFKRAAVQYQPLPTTEQ, from the exons GAGGATAATGATAATCTCATCTTCAAGAATGAGATCACCACTTTTGAAGAGGTCAGAGACATCATAACCAGGAAACATCTGTTGGAAATTGGGTTTTCCTGCCAGTACCCAAAGCGTGGAAATGTAACCCTGGGGTTCACAATACACAGGGACAACTTTACATTAATAGAGCGGGGCTTTGGGATGTTCACCTATAGCTTTGAATTCTACCCAGACAACCATTTTGGCACAATGGTCAGTCCCAGTTTATACCCACTGGACTATGAAGTTGGAGAGAAGATTTACATGCAAATACAAGCCACGTCTTCAGTCAATAACACTGTGCTGTTCGTGGAGTCCTGCAGAGCTTCACCTTACGATAACCCAAATTACCAGCCAAACTACCCCATCATAGAGAATGG GTGTATAATGGACCCCACAGTTGTCATCTATTCCCCAAGTCATAATAAACAGTTTCGGATTTCAATTGATGCCTTCAAATTCATAGGAATACATGACCAG GTGTACATCAGCTGTTCGGTCATTCTATGTGAGGCTGGGAACAACAACACCAGGTGCGCCAAGGGATGTGTAACATCGAACCAGCAGCATCAtcgaagaaagagagaggctgTTATTGAAACAGGAGTCCACTTCATTTCCCAGGGTCCTTTGCGTTTGCGAAGCACACCAGCAAGTGAGAGCAGAG TGACCGGTCTGAATCTGAACCTGGCCTTCATCGCCGGATGCCTTCTAGCAGCAATTGCCATGATCTGTGGAGTGATGATTCAGAGATTCAAGAGGGCTGCTGTACAGTATCAGCCTTTGCCAACAACTGAGCAATAA